In the Triticum aestivum cultivar Chinese Spring chromosome 2B, IWGSC CS RefSeq v2.1, whole genome shotgun sequence genome, tgaCTGCCCCGGGGGCGGCGTGCGGAGCAGAAGCGGTGGGCGACGGCTAGGGttggatcggttaggctgataccatgttaaaagagagagaggaattgatgaaatagttcgttgtattgcttgagtctcgtgggcatatatataggagtgaGAAATGCTAGAGCGACGGGCATATTTTACAGACTTTACGGACTGATGCTAGATGGCAGTTTTCGGTTGGAGTTTAGAGAGGGAGGCGGGGTCCACCCgccttaaaatcagggggggcgAAGGTTATTAGCGTTAAGGGGCCCGTAAACCATCCGTGATTGTCCGTGTGTTTAGAATTATCGTATAAGAGTACAATGACCAACTTAAAGTACAAGACAAGGCATGACCAAATTCTAGTTCATCTTATAATACTTCCTAATAATCTTATACTCGACAATTCAGACATGCTTATTTTCCTGGCTTCTTCCACGTGCAATGACAAATTAACGCTCCTGCACAGCTTACCCAGCCAACGAGTGACTAGACTAGTGCGAAAGATACTACTCGTGAAAGCAGTGCTACTCACTGGTCACTGCAACTTGCCGGACACGCCCGTTATCCCGTGTAGTTTTCTGCCCGGCGTCTTGCTTGTATGAGCTTGGAGCTATGTGCGAGTCCGAGTCTTCGTGAGATATTTTGCTTGCTTGAGCTGTGAGCTGTGTGTGGGTGCCTCGCAGCTTCCTGTGAGTGGCACCTGCGTGAGCAAGCTCCAAATGTAGGCCTGGCTGGTGTATGGTTTGCTACATTCGTTCACAGTCTACCTAGAGTTCCCAGCCGCTGAATCTTTGCTCTATATAAATGTGGAGAAGGCAACAATGGAAGATTGTCAAGGAACCATGCAGTCTCTGCTAGCCCTTGGTCTGCTGCTGCTTCTGAGCCTCGACGGAGGTGTGGCCTTGGCGGCGGAAGACGGCCGGTTCGCCTACCAAGGCTTCGCCACCGCGAACCTCACGCTGGATGGCGTCGCCGCCGTCACGCCCAACGGCCTCCTGCTGCTCACCGACACGGAGTACCAGACAACAGGCCATGCCTTCCACCCCGCACCACTCCGCTTCCTCGACAGCTCCACCGCGACGGCGAACAGCGCCGCCAATGCGCGGTCCTTCTCCGCGTCCTTCGTGTTCGCCATTAGGTTCAGAACTCCAGATACGATGGCCTGACCAGCTACGGGCTTGCGTTCGTCGTCGCGCCGACCTCGAACCTCTCAGCTGCCGAGAGCGGGCGGTACCTGGGCCTCCTCAACGGGACAAACGGCACGGCCAGCGATCCCATCTTGGCGGTCGAGCTCGACACCATCATGGACGTCGAGTTCCGCGACATCAACAGCAACCACGTCTGCATCGGCGTCAACAGCCTCATCTCACGGCAGGCCAAGCTGGCTGGGTACTGCAGCGACGAGAACGGCACCTTTCAAGAGCTGAGGCTGAACAGCCGCCAACCGATGCAGGTCATGGTTTTCATTTTCACTGTAATTTCATCATGTCAGCAATTATAGTAGTACACATGAATTCAGATTACTTACAAAGTagttcctccgttcctaaatataagttttttagagattctaatatggattaaaaataaagcaaaatgagtaaatctacgctctaaaatatgtctatatacatttgtatgtagtcCTATTAAAATTTCTAAAAGGACTaatatttggaaacggaggtaGTAACATTTTGGAAAGAAAATATTTGGTCGGATCTCAATCAAATTCAAGTGAAAATTTTGGTCCTCTCACCAAAATGAAAACCTAAACCACTCATTTCAGATATGGCTGAAATGAGAtgtgcttcggtacaacccccctcTAAAACGTATAAAGGGTAGGTAGTACAGACATTTCACATATTGTATCCATTTCTAAATGTACGATAGTGCCCGCTGAGTATAAATCCTGGGTACTCAAGCATCCTGGGTAGTAACATTGAGTTGTAGTGAGATTCGTACTCGTTACCTCTCAGTATAAATCCTCTAGCTGTCTAGCAGAACCAACTGGGACACCTCGGGCTACTGTGCTACCTACGACATTTGAATCTTCTTGTTCACGCGGCAGATGTGACGCTAAAAAAAGAGAAACGCTAGGGATCAGATCAGACCACTTCGTCATCATTCTTTTTTTAGGCGAAATACTTCGTCATCATTCGATTTGTAGAAACTGACACACAAATCCGATTGGAAGGCATAGAACGTGCGCCAGCAAAGCTTTTACCTTATGTGATTGGTGGAAAGTAATAACTGCCCATAGATCACGTGAGTTGGGAAACAAATCACTGATTTAAGGAAGCAAAATAAATGTTAGAAAACTAATTCAAGATTTTAAAGAAAAATAATCAATCTAGCGAAATTTGTATCCAATGTTACCAAAAATTAGTTCATGTGCAACTAAGAAGACACCAAAAAATTTCGTCTCTATTCATTTGCAGTGCACCAAAACTACGCTCAAATTTTGCCTCCACATCAACTCAAAATTAACATGCTTCATTGGTCCGTATAACATGTTTCCAACTAGCTAAATATTTGCTTCATTCCCATCTCCAAAATCATAGGATTCATATTCTCATATCACACGTATTATGTATTCACCATAATATTAGCTTCAAGTCTGGTATCCATGTGCTTGCCTCCTTACGTTCTTTATTGTACAAGCTCGTAGCCACTGTCGACCGAGGGCTTGTTGTGAACTGACACGGTGAAGTTGTTGATGAGATCGGACCAGGTGATTAAATTATGATTTTAAATTATTTTTCGTTCAAACATTTATTAAATGTTTTTTTAAAAAGCCTTTATAGTTTTCAATTTTGTCCCTTATTATTTATTAGTTATGTTAAAAACTTAAAAGCAGTTTTAAGTACCTACctaaattatgattttaaataTATTTTCCAAACTTAGCATAGATGCTTAATATAGGCAGGCCCACCTGCTAGCGAAAGTTGTGGTCATATCAAGAATGTCCCAAACATATGCAACGTAGGTTGTCCGGGTAAGCCAGAAGGCACCGTTTGATAGCACGTTGTTTCCCAACATCAGTCAAATGAACCTAATTTTTTTTATTGGCTTGTATGATCAACTCAAGGCATCATGGCAGGTTGTTTTATTTTTCAACAATTTTTTTATTTACTAGAGTTTTCTTGGTCAAAAAGACCAATAAACGGTCAGACATGTCGTAGCTTGTATATGGTGTCAGAAATTGTGCAAACCTGGCATGAATGCCTACCATGGACATGCCTGCCTATTTCTAGAACTTGGGGTCATTTCAAGAATTTCTAAAACTAAACCATGTTCAACATAAGGTGTGCAGGTAAGGCAGAAGGCTCTGTTTGAGAGCTTGTTGTTCCTCAACATCCTTGAATTGGCCCCAACTTTAACCAAGGGTGTGTCTACCTTCTTTCAAAAGTTGGGTTCATTTCATACATGTTAAAAAATACAACGTGTTCAACCGAGGGTGTTTGGGTAGGCGAGAACGGTCTGTTTGGGAGCACTTCATTTCTCAACATCCTAAAATGGCTCCAACTTTTTCTTGGTCTTGTATggccaattcaaggcaccatgccaagctGTTTCAGTTTTCGATAATTCTTGCATTTTCTGAAGTTTTCTCGATGAAAAATGCCCGGACGTGATGCAACTTTCACACAGTGTCGGAATGCATTCAAACATGGCAtagatgcctaccatgggcatgcccacctgcttgcaaaagttggggtcTATTCATGCATGTCCAAAAATAACCATGTTCAACAGAGGGGGTTCGAATAGGCCAAAACGGTCCATTTGAGAGTCCATTTTtttcatggccttgtatgaccaaaTCAAAGTGCCATGGCAAGTTATTTGAATTTTCGACAATTTTTGCATTTTTTGGAGTTTTCTTAGTGAAAAATGGTCAAACATGATGAAACTTGCATACAGTGTAGGAATTCATTCAAATatgacatggatgcctaccatgggcatgcccacttgCTGACAAAGTTAGATCATTTCATGCATGTCAAAAAATAGATCATATTCAATGGAGAGTGTTCAGGTAGGCGAGAAGGGTCCGTTCGAGACCATTTTTTTACATCCATCACACATGACCCAAATTTATTCCATGAGCTTATATGGCCAATTctaggcaccatgccaagttgtttgagttttcaaaaaaaatccttttctggagttttcttggtgaaAAGGACCGATAAATAGTCGGGCATGTCGCAACATGCAAGCGATGTCGGAAGtcgttcaaacctggcatggatgcctCATGTGTCCGTACCAGGCTGCTGAAAAAAGTTGGGGTCAATTATCCATAGTCCAAAAAACCACTAGTTGAGAGGAGTGTGCTAAACTAGGCCAGACGAGTCCTGTGAGCATGTAGTTTTTCCCAATTTGAAAGCTTCTGTTATTTGTAACTTCTGCCATTATCAACCAAAATGAACATTTTATTGTGAACTAACCATCTCTTGAAATTTGCGAACAATTTTGAAATTTCAATTTGTGTATGAAAGTTTTACAAGTTTGAACACCTTTTCCACAATTGATAACAAATTCCCAACAATTGATGAAAATTTTGACAAAAATAGGAAACAACGTACTTTTCTATAAAATCATCATTTTTTTGGAAGCACAAGCATTTATTCTACACAAAACATTTTTTAAGATTctagaatattttttaaaattctattttttttttaaaacaagaacattttAGGGTATTCCAAATAATTTTCCAACTTTTTGAACAAGTTTGAAAAAGAATtaacaaaaaatagaaaacaatgctTAGCCGTTGGCTTAACTAGGGGACGGCAACGATCCCATCAGGCGCCTGTTGGGGGAAACTCCATTTGATGCTTATTACGTCAAACAGTCGTTGTTTCTCACACACCCAATCGATACGAGTGAACATGAGCCAGCCCATTTTAATCTGTTCATTGCCTCTGCAGATGCCGGTTTTTAGAACCTTTTAGATGGTTACAGGCCGATTTTTACCTGTTTCGGGAATGTTTAAAAAGGTTCATGAATCtttttgtttttcaaaattgcaaacttcaaaaaatgttcaacgtatttatttatttattcacatttaaaaaaaatcaaaaataccaaaaatggtCGCATTTTCAACAAGTTTAAAGTTTCAAAATAGTTTGTGTTTTAAAAAATTGCCAGGATTTTAAAAAAATCTCATTATTTTAAATTGGTTCGGAGTTTATAAATGTGTTCCGCTTTTTGgaaaatttgtttgaattttaaaACTTTTGTTTACAATTTGGAAAAATGTCCGCGTTTAAAAAAATCACGTCCTAATATCCAAAAAAAATGGTCAAATATGTCACTGGTCATGGTTTTTAAAACCCGCGCTGCCAATTAGTCAAGATGGGTGTCTCAATCTAGTGGTTGTGCTGGATTGTGTTGATGTGGGAGCTCTTGTGTTCGTTTCCTGCTTGGAGCAATTCTTTTTAGATTTTCCACTGTTTCACTACAAGTCACAAAACTGCAAGTCCACTACGCACGTCGTTTGCTGCTGGGCCAGCCCAGTTTACTGCTCCCTGTACGGTCTGGGTGACGTATTGTGTTCAATTCCTGCTGGGAGCAATTCTTTTTAGATTTTCCACTGTTTCACTACAAGTCACAAAACTGCAAGTCCACTACGCACGTCGTTTGCTGCTGGGCCAGCCCAGTTTACTGCTCCCTGTATGGTCTGGGTGACGTATTTCGTAAAAGGACCATCCTGCCCTTTCTTATGAAGAGGTATGACCAGATCTGGTTCGTCAACGTGTCTAAGGGGGTTGTATCGAAAAAGAAGTGGGCTGGAATATTTCTAAAACTGAAATTCAAAACCATGTGCAGGTGTGGGTAGACTATGATGCACAGGCCAGACGACTCAACGTGACATTAGCGTCCGTGCATGTACCAAGGCCCAAGATTCCTCTACTCTCCGAAGTCATTGATCTCTCCACAGTCATGGCAGACAAGATGTACGTTGACTTTTCAGCTTCCGGAGGTTGGGGCGTAGGCACACACCACTATGTCCTTGGATGGAGCTTCATCTTGGACGGACCCACCCCGCTGCTAGACTTCTCCACGCTGCTAGACCATACAGGGAGCAATTCTTTTTAGATTTTCCACTGTTTCACTACAAGTCACAAAACTGCAAGTCCACTACGCACGTCGTTTGCTGCTGGGCCAGCCCAGTTTACTGCTCCCTGTATGGTCTGGGTGACGTATTTCGTAAAAGGACCATCCTGCCCTTTCTTATGAAGAGGTATGACCAGATCTGGTTCGTCGACGTGTCTAAGGGGGTTGTATCAAAAAAGAAGTGGGCTGGAATATTTCTAAAACTGAAATTCAAAACCATGTGCAGGTGTGGGTAGACTATGATGCACAGGCCAGACGACTCAACGTGACATTAGCGTCCGTGCATGTACCAAGGCCCAAGATTCCTCTACTCTCCGAAGTCATTGATCTCTCCACAGTCATGGCAGACAAGATGTACGTTGACTTTTCAGCTTCCGGAGGTTGGGGCGTAGGCACACACCACTATGTCCTTGGATGGAGCTTCAGCTTGGATGGACCCACCCCGCTGCTAGACTTCTCCACGCTTCCTGTCCTACCACGCCTGGGTCCCAAACCTCAGTCAAAGATCTTGGATGTCGTGCTGCCACTGGCCGCGGCATTGCTTGTCATTGCAATGCTAgctatcatcttcttcttcttgtggcATCGTCGTCGATTTGCTGAGGTACGAGAAGATTGGGAGGACGAGTTCGGCCCACATTGTTTCGCGTACAAGGATCTATTTCATGCCACTGAGGGGTTTTTTGGTACGAATTTACTTGGTGtgggaggatttggaagagtgtACAGAGGAGTGCTTTTTTCGTCCAACTTGAAGGTTGCGGTGAAGAGAGTGTCACATGATTCGAAACAAGGAATAAGGGAGTTCATTGCTGAGGTGGTGAGCATTGGTCGTCTCCGCCACCAGAATCTTGCGCGGTTACTAGGCTATTGCCGGCGAAAGGGTGAACTTTTCTTGGTTTATGACTACATGGAAAATGGTAGTCTTGACAAATACTTGTACAATGGAAACAAGCCAACTCTACAATGGTCCGAGAGGTATCGGATCATCAAAGTCACTCTCGTGCTCCTACCCATCATCCAGTGCAAGGCCTAGCATGCGGAAGATCGTGCAATACCTGGACCGTGCAATACCTGTCTCCAACTTACGTGAGTTACAACATGTTAGCAATGATGCAGCATGAAGGGTTCGATTCGTACATAATACCGTCCAATTCGTCGAATAGCACTGTGTGTCGTCAGTCTTCGGTGACAATTCTACAGGAGGGGAGGTGAAGGCTTGCAAGTGACGcctcttgtttttgtttcttgtCTCATTGTTCCTTTAAGTGCTTGTAATCCACTTCTGATGTGAGCTTTCCTTTGAATATCTTGTGAACCAGGTATGCTGGGGGAGCTCTTTTACTAATGTACGAAACCGAGTTTTCATAGTGATATTTCTATCTTGTACATAAGTTTAGTGGTCATTAGTGATATTACCTCAACTTTCCAGTGACAGTCTCTAGCAAGTCGATCTGCACCCATGCACAATTCTCCCAAATTAAATGATTCACCTAGGTACGCTTACTCTATGCTAGTTAgagcatttctaaccgatcccctaaaaTTTAGCGGAGTAAAAGGCTTAGTGAAGGGCTTAGTGGAGTATATATATACTGCACTAGGTTTTGGCTGGACTTAGCCGATCCCCTAAATATAACGAAGtaaatttttgtttttttaaactTTGCAATTCTAGTATAAATTGCAACTACATATTGGCACACATATATAAACTAAACATAGTTTTCCACTAGTGGTTGTGCTGGATTGTGTTGATGTGGGAGCTCTTGTGTTCGATTCCTGCTGGGAGCAATTCTTTTTAGATTTTCCACTGTTTCACTACAAGTCACAAAACTGCAAGTCCACTACGCACGTCGTTTGTTGCTGGGCCAGCCCAGTTTACTGCTCCCTGTACGGTCTGGGTGACGTATTGTGTTCGATTCCTGCTGGGAGCAATTCTTTTTAGATTTTCCACTGTTTCACTACAAGTCACAAAACTGCAAGTCCACTACGCACGTCGTTTGCTGCTGGGCCAGCCCAGTTTATTGCTCCCTGTATGGTCTGGGTGACGTATTTCGTAAAAGGACCATCCTGCCCTTTCTTATGAAGAGGTATGACCAGATCTGGTTCGTCGACGTGTCTAAGGGGGTTGTATCGAAAAAGAAGTGGGCTGGAATATTTCTAAAACTGAAATTCAAAACCATGTGCAGGTGTGGGTAGACTATGATGCACAGGCCAGACGACTCAACGTGACATTAGCGTCCGTGCATGTACCAAGGCCCAAGATTCCTCTACTCTCCGAAGTCATTGATCTCTCCACAGTCATGGCAGACAAGATGTACGTTGACTTTTCAGCTTCCGGAGGTTGGGGCGTAGGCACACACCACTATGTCCTTGGATGGAGCTTCAGCTTGGACGGACCCACCCCGCTGCTAGACTTCTCCACGCTTCCCGTCCTACCACGCCTGGGTCCCAAACCTCAGTCAAAGATCTTGGATGTCGTGCTGCCACTGGCCGCGGCATTGCTTGTCATTGCAATGCTAgctatcatcttcttcttcttgtggcATCGTCGTCGATTTGCTGAGGTACGAGAAGATTGGGAGGACGAGTTCAGCCCACATTGTTTCGCGTACAAGGATCTATTTCATGCCACTGAGGGGTTTTTTGGTACGAATTTACTTGGTGtgggaggatttggaagagtgAACAGAGGAGTGCTTTTTCCGTCCAACTTGAAGGTTGTGGTGAAGAGAGTGTCA is a window encoding:
- the LOC123039095 gene encoding L-type lectin-domain containing receptor kinase SIT2 yields the protein MRKIVQYLDRAIPVSNLRELQHVWVDYDAQARRLNVTLASVHVPRPKIPLLSEVIDLSTVMADKMYVDFSASGGWGVGTHHYVLGWSFSLDGPTPLLDFSTLPVLPRLGPKPQSKILDVVLPLAAALLVIAMLAIIFFFLWHRRRFAEVREDWEDEFSPHCFAYKDLFHATEGFFGTNLLGVGGFGRVNRGVLFPSNLKVVVKRVSHDSKQGIREFIAEVVSIGHLRHQNLARLLGYCRRKGELFLVYDYMENGSLDKYLYNGNKPTLQWSERYRIIKVTLVLLPIIQCKA